The Salegentibacter sp. Hel_I_6 region TTCTTGAAAATATATAAGAAGATGCTATTCCAGGATTTACATCCATCCAACCATCTTTAGCTCTATCCCAGGGCGGAGTTGCAATACGTACATTAAGCATAATTTCACGTCCTTCTGCAGGATAGGAAGCCATTGAGTAAGCACGCTCCACTGTTTCAGGATTTTTCATAACTAGAGGCCAAAGCTTAAACTTATCCCATTCAGCTTTAAACATTTCTGGACTATCGTGCTCTTCCGGGTGAGCAGTAATATCCATATCTTCAAATTTAACCTCGCATTTAGGAATTTCAATTTGAATATATCCTCCTGCTTTGTAATCCATATCTTCAGGAATTTCTACTACAAATTCCTTGATAAAAGAGGCTACGTTATAATTTCTCATTACGGTAGCTTCCCATTTCTTAATACCAAAAACCTCTTCAGGAATGGTAATTTTCATATCTTCTTTAACCTTTACCTGGCAACCAAGGCGCCAACCCTGGGCGATCTCTTTTCTCGTAAAATGAGGTTCTTCAGTGGGCAAAATTGCGCCTCCACCTTCTTTTACGATACATTTACATTGCACACAGGTTCCACCACCACCACAGGCAGAGGGTAAGAATAATTTATTATCACCTAAAGTAGAAAGTAAAGTTCCTCCAGAACCTACTTCCATATCTTTTTCCCCATTTAC contains the following coding sequences:
- the nqrF gene encoding NADH:ubiquinone reductase (Na(+)-transporting) subunit F gives rise to the protein MTVIIASVLVFLALILILVSVLLGAKAKLAPSGPVTINVNGEKDMEVGSGGTLLSTLGDNKLFLPSACGGGGTCVQCKCIVKEGGGAILPTEEPHFTRKEIAQGWRLGCQVKVKEDMKITIPEEVFGIKKWEATVMRNYNVASFIKEFVVEIPEDMDYKAGGYIQIEIPKCEVKFEDMDITAHPEEHDSPEMFKAEWDKFKLWPLVMKNPETVERAYSMASYPAEGREIMLNVRIATPPWDRAKDGWMDVNPGIASSYIFSRKKGDKVTISGPYGEFFINQSEAEMLYVGGGAGMAPMRSHLYHLFRTLQTGRKVTYWYGGRSKRELFYTEHFRALERDFPNFKFYLALSEPMEEDNWKVKDSLDAEGDGFVGFIHQVVIDNYLSHHEEPEDIEVYFCGPPLMNKAVQKMAEDFGVPDENIRFDDFGG